The sequence aaaaaaccactGGTGGGACCTATAGATTTTGAGTGATGAatgatagaaataaaaaaaatgagtgatGAAAATGGTTAAACCAAATAACCCCTAAATGATTATTGAAAAATTGAAGTCTTACCCAGTAAAAGAGAGATGACAGAGAACCAGTTTAGGCTGTctatacttttaattttaagaagaaaattaatcattgtaaaatgaaaatggcaTAAGTTGCAAAATGACAACGCATGTTGGCCGATTCATCAGTTAATAAGAaagtaaataactaaatatataaaaagagcccTAAATAGTAAAAGGGAACTTAAAATACCGTTAAACACTATTCCTAATTTCAATGAAGAAATCACTCTTAAACGTCTAAAGACTGAACTAATGAAGAGCacagagagaagaaaaactaaatatgagaaaaagtgggattttttttaagactcGTTGTCCATGCAGAGATGGAAtcaaaccaaaatgaaaatcttCATAAACAATTTGAATTCGTTTCGGTTTAAAATGACACAAAATAAggcatattttgtttttgttttttgtgtgtgtgtgtttttttttttggtgtagaaTAAGGCATAATTTGTTATACTTATACAAAATGGAAAGGTCGTGGGCTCACAAACAGGTGAAgagcattaaaataatatggttaaattattaaatttataattatttgtgCCTTTTCATGTCCGATTTTTGGACCAAAAAAACACTAGTGTTTTGTCAACGGGAAATTTTGCGTTTAATAGAATTTCAATATCATATGTTTTGGACTCATGAAATGTGTTCTTCGCATTTTCTCACTGCCTTTCAAAGTTACAGTTGCACAACGCCACTTTTCAAAAAGTACAAAACATAAAAGTTGAACCAAATAATTGGCTTTTAATAATTTAAGTAAATTGATTATCTCATGATAATTGATTATCATGAGATAATTGATTATGCTAGTAAAGCAGGCTTAATAAATTATATGGCTCAATGATGGTAACAACAAGTAATTCTTaagtattttcaaaacacaGAGAATAGTGCTcactcctctcacattcataataagattcatttattaaattcataatgaAATCTACCATGAATGTAAGAGGAGAGATAATTATTTCTTCGTACTCTGAAAGtacctaaaaattttcaaatattaagGGCCAATTTTTAATTGGCTCTTTATAACATGAGAATATGAGATTGGGAATTTTAAGACAAATTTGGCATCCTGTTTTTCCATAGGTGAAATCGGCCGTGCTTATAGTTTATAGGCTACTAATAGTTTTGGCAAGCAGGTTAACTCTTTCTTATCActctttttaaaattacttAGCACACTCGTGCTTCATTTCATCCGAGGGCCCAGGACCTCAATTCTCATATGCCATCAAGCTCCTAGTAGCACCAGCCAAATTATAACGTCGTATTATAATGTTGCTTGCCAATGCCAGGTTCAAGTGGATTCCCATTTCTGATGATTCAACCCTACAGGAGAGGAAAAAGTTTGCAAGTACATCATTCAAAATAACAGAATGAGATTGAGGGACACCATCATGCACTACCAAATGTTCTCCAGAGATCACCTCTAATAAGCTCTGGGTTCATCTCCTTAGGTCTAATATATACCAAAGTCCAAACAGCTGTTGTTTCCTATGTGTAACAGTTTCAAGTTCCGTATATGCTATTATATAGTTAGCCAACAATTTTTGAGGCTTCTTCAGTACTAAGAAAGGAGCTCATTTGTTTCAGAATGACAAGGACCCAATTCCATATGCACAAGAGCCTGTTACATTTGACAGAGACAATACTGCGGCAGCAGGAGTTTGCATCACATAGCAAAATACTACAATTTCTCTGCTTAATGAGATTGGAAGAATAATGAAAAACAGAAATTTGGAGTGCAAGAAACAGCATTCATAGAGTGACTAAAACTCCATATAACTGTTTCCTCAAAGAATACCTTCCATAAACATTTGGATGTATGAGAATTCGAAATGAAATTGACACTGGTTCGTGCCACcagctaaaattatttttaacaacccTTGGACCACCAAAATATGCAGAAACCAATAGAACAGCATCAAAAGACCGAAATTCATTGGATCAAAACGTCATTCATCTACCTTATTACCCTCCACCACAGCGAAACAAGTCCATCTTTCCACTCACACCAAGGGTAGTTAATTAGCTCAAGGCTTAAGCGCCAAGGCCAGCCCGATCTTTGCACTCTTTTCAATTGCCCTGGTATCCACCTCTCCTGAGATGGTGAACAAGGATTTTGGGCGCCACTCATGCTGGATGAGAGCACTGGCCCTTCCATAGTTGTTCACTCTGGCCTTCACCGAGGTTAAGGGGTCAAGTGCATGCTGTGTGCCAATTGTGAGAGTGTTTTCATTGGTTGAAAAGCTATGTGACAGCTCCGCACCGACAGCTGTGCTGGTCAATGGGCTTACTATGTGGTAGTATGAAGCATTAAGGGTGTCACCTTTATCATTCCTatattcatcatcatcaactcATTAGTCAGGGAACACATATCAACCAATACATGCAAGTAGTAGATAACActaaattataactcaaaaagGCAAATTGTTGTGTAAAGAGTAAATGAAACCCTTTAAAGATATACTCACACTGTCAGGGAAGCAATGAGATCGGATTGGGTGTAACTCAACCCAGCATTCAATTTGTTGAAGTTCCCAGAGGCAGTGTCAAATGCAAGATCAGTCCCAAGGGAAACAACATTGTTTCCAATGACACCAGAAAAGTTCACAATTGGATTGGCAGTCAATCCAATGCCGGTGCTAATTCCAGCATATTCATGCTGGTATTGGAGTTCTACCTGTCATCAATATCACCAATAACTAGGATCAAAATGCACCAATATAATTCTATCTCTAGCACAAGTTGTGCTCATCAATTAAGCAAAGTTCGCACAAGTGAATCTAGAAATTAACTTATTATGCAGGACAAATTCAAATGCTTTTCTCACCTTACCAGACCTCTGATCAGGAACAATAAAGCTAAAGATAGTCTTGAGTCCAGGTGCAGGTTCGTCAATAGTAACCGTTGTGAGAAGCTACAAATTCACATAAAATCGTCAGAAACAATTACTTTGCATTGAAGCAATGTTCACTGTCAgtcaatcaattaaaaatcaataggaCTGGATAGATCAGTCATCAAGTAAACTTACTAACATCAAACCAAATcatgtataataaataataaacctGTTCATATCTTTGGTCCATGAGTAGTATCTAACAATTAAAAATCACAAACAGAATGAAGCATAGTATGCTGCTGAGAACTATACAACAGTAATTTCACATATTTCACATTTATATTTAGATATAGCATCAACGCATAAGGATCAATATAATTGTAGTTCAATTATCAACATCTTGAAAACCACTTGATTCTTTATCCAGGAGCAATGCAAAACCAAATGTTTGAATATATCACTTCAGGTCTAACATTTAATACATACAAGATCAGATAGCATAGTTTAAAAGGATAAACTCCTTGAAAATTGGAGGGCAAATAATGAAGAAATTCCAAAGCAGCTCTAATACTTACATTAGAGTTGGTATCGACTTTAATGTCAGTCGTGATGTTCTTGTTCTTCAGCTGAGTGCTCACATCGGCCAAAAAAAGCTCACCTTTCTTAATTCCAGTTGAAGTGATTGCCTGAGAAATGTGACAAATAGAATGGTCAGAAGATTAATAAGCAGAACATAAGCAAAATGTATGGAAGCATATAAGcaaatcaactaaaatgatttctTAGCGTGAATCTGAATTGTGATTCCATaccaataacaattttcagaaacatacaagataaaaaaaacatgtggcTGATCCTAACTAATCTGTCgaggatccatagccaaccCCACAAATGTGAGACTATGATAAAAACGTTACATCAAAAATCCCGGATCAATTACTCATATTTTGACAAGAAAACATGGCACGCGCTGACCAACCACAAtttattgaaaactgaaaataatagtaataagtaCCTAAAGTAGCCTATTTAAATGCAGCTTTTGACAACATAGTTTTGATTGTCCCCAACAACAATACGAAACAGATGCACATACAATTATCAAATTCAAGAGCACTAGGCTAATCAAAATGAACCAGATTTGAATAATACGCCGTATCATTTGATAGGTGGTTCAAAAATTAGGCTAGCCACTGTGCTAGTGTACTGGCAACTAGTACTTCAAGCTTAACTATGATGTTCTtgacatatatgtgtgtgtatttttatttatttatttatggcgTGGAACCTCTGACTGACCTACAACTCTGTTTGGTTAAtaggaaaaagaaggaaaatatataAACCACGATTCTAGATCTTAGAAATATTCAAAAATCAAGCAACAACTTTCTCACTAAGCTAAGCCGCCGAAAACTAATCGGTTTTTTAGTCAAACGAGATTTCCATAACTTAGGagaataagtaaataataaaataaaaaatgatactcgaaattttttttgtcctaTCGTTACCTACaattttctcggcaaccaaacaggaattaaaaaaataaaaatttaaaaaaaaatttaaaagcaaaacaaaaggcaTAGCGCAACTTCATAAAGCTTCATAAAGTCAATATTTAATAACcaaataagtacaaaaaaaagacaaaaaactcACAACTCCAGTGGAAGTGTAGGTAGTGAC comes from Castanea sativa cultivar Marrone di Chiusa Pesio chromosome 3, ASM4071231v1 and encodes:
- the LOC142627721 gene encoding mitochondrial outer membrane protein porin of 36 kDa, with the translated sequence MVKGPGLYSDIGKKARDLLYKDYQSDHKFTVTTYTSTGVAITSTGIKKGELFLADVSTQLKNKNITTDIKVDTNSNLLTTVTIDEPAPGLKTIFSFIVPDQRSGKVELQYQHEYAGISTGIGLTANPIVNFSGVIGNNVVSLGTDLAFDTASGNFNKLNAGLSYTQSDLIASLTVNDKGDTLNASYYHIVSPLTSTAVGAELSHSFSTNENTLTIGTQHALDPLTSVKARVNNYGRASALIQHEWRPKSLFTISGEVDTRAIEKSAKIGLALALKP